In Streptomyces sp. NBC_00483, a single window of DNA contains:
- a CDS encoding nucleoside/nucleotide kinase family protein: MSYVDEPVARARALAASGPRRLLGIAGPPGAGKSTLAEALVDALDGAAVLVPMDGFHLADRELARLGRADRKGAPDTFDAYGYAALLARLRSPNPDETVYAPCFERELEEPVAGALPVPPDVPLVITEGNYLLLDEPPWSTAVRPLLDEVWWVDVDDAVRVERLIARHVEFGKSPDRARSWVLRSDEANARRVASGRKRADAIVDVPG, translated from the coding sequence ATGTCGTACGTCGATGAACCGGTCGCCCGCGCACGCGCCCTGGCGGCCTCGGGTCCGCGCCGCCTCCTCGGTATCGCGGGCCCGCCCGGCGCGGGCAAGTCCACGCTCGCCGAGGCTCTGGTGGACGCGCTCGACGGGGCGGCGGTGCTGGTTCCCATGGACGGCTTCCACCTCGCCGACAGGGAGCTGGCGCGCCTCGGCCGCGCGGACCGCAAGGGCGCGCCCGACACTTTCGACGCGTACGGGTACGCGGCACTTCTCGCCCGGCTGCGGTCCCCGAACCCCGACGAGACGGTGTACGCGCCGTGCTTTGAACGGGAGTTGGAGGAGCCGGTGGCGGGCGCGCTGCCCGTCCCGCCGGACGTCCCGCTGGTCATCACCGAGGGGAACTACCTGCTGCTCGACGAGCCGCCGTGGTCGACGGCCGTCCGCCCGCTCCTGGACGAGGTGTGGTGGGTCGACGTCGACGACGCGGTGCGCGTGGAGCGGCTGATCGCCCGCCACGTCGAGTTCGGCAAGTCCCCGGACCGCGCCCGCTCGTGGGTGCTCCGCTCCGACGAGGCGAACGCGCGCCGGGTGGCGTCCGGCCGGAAACGGGCCGACGCGATCGTGGACGTACCCGGCTGA
- a CDS encoding FadD3 family acyl-CoA ligase: MRTDGEWGTVPELVRDAAERYGEREAVVEGRTRISYAELGERVERAAAACMAAGVEAGDRVAVWAPNTLDWIVSALGAVSAGAVLVPLNTRFKGGEAADILGRSRARLLFVTGTFLGTSYVASLRRAQEAGAELPALEQVVVFGDGAPQAPGYRTWKEFLAGGDKVTAAEVRERSAAVDAAAPSDIIFTSGTTGRPKGAVITHAQTLRGYEIWADLAGLREGDRYLIVNPFFHTFGYKAGVLACLMRGATMVPQPVFNVDTALANIASERISVLPGPPTLHQSLLDHPARDTHDLSALRLVVTGAAVVPLRLVERLRGELNVATVLTAYGLSESSGIATMCRRGDPAEVIAETSGRAIPGTEVRVDSPAPGEPGEVLVRGFNVMREYFEDPAATAQAISPDGWLRTGDVGVMDAAGNLRITDRIKDMFIVGGFNAYPAEIEQLIGLHPAVADVAVVGVPDSRLGEVGKAYVVRRAGGVLTEDDLIAWSRREMANYKVPREVAFVPELPRNASGKVVKAQLRR; encoded by the coding sequence ATGCGTACGGATGGCGAGTGGGGAACGGTCCCGGAGCTGGTACGGGACGCAGCCGAACGGTACGGCGAGCGCGAGGCCGTGGTCGAGGGGCGTACCCGGATCTCGTACGCGGAACTCGGCGAGCGCGTCGAGCGGGCCGCGGCGGCATGCATGGCGGCCGGTGTGGAGGCGGGGGACCGGGTCGCGGTCTGGGCGCCGAACACCCTGGACTGGATCGTCTCCGCGCTCGGCGCGGTGAGCGCGGGAGCCGTCCTCGTACCGCTCAACACCCGCTTCAAGGGCGGCGAGGCCGCCGACATCCTGGGCCGCTCCCGGGCCCGGCTGCTGTTCGTCACGGGCACCTTCCTCGGCACGTCCTACGTGGCGTCGCTGCGGCGCGCGCAGGAGGCGGGGGCCGAACTGCCCGCCCTGGAACAGGTGGTGGTGTTCGGCGACGGCGCGCCGCAGGCCCCCGGCTACCGGACCTGGAAGGAGTTCCTGGCCGGCGGCGACAAGGTCACGGCCGCCGAGGTCCGCGAACGCTCCGCCGCCGTGGACGCTGCCGCGCCCTCGGACATCATCTTCACGTCCGGCACGACGGGACGCCCCAAGGGCGCCGTCATCACCCACGCCCAGACGCTGCGCGGCTACGAGATCTGGGCGGACCTCGCGGGCCTGCGCGAGGGCGACCGCTATCTGATCGTGAACCCGTTCTTCCACACGTTCGGCTACAAGGCCGGGGTCCTCGCCTGCCTGATGCGCGGCGCGACGATGGTGCCGCAGCCGGTCTTCAACGTGGACACGGCCCTCGCCAACATCGCGTCCGAGCGCATCTCGGTCCTGCCGGGCCCGCCCACGCTCCACCAGTCCCTCCTCGACCACCCGGCGCGCGACACCCACGACCTGTCGGCGCTGCGGCTCGTCGTGACAGGAGCCGCGGTGGTCCCCCTGCGGCTCGTGGAACGGCTGCGCGGCGAGCTGAACGTGGCCACGGTGCTCACCGCGTACGGGCTCTCCGAGTCCAGCGGCATCGCCACGATGTGCCGCCGCGGCGACCCGGCCGAGGTGATCGCCGAGACGTCGGGGCGGGCGATACCGGGCACGGAGGTCCGGGTCGATTCGCCCGCTCCCGGCGAGCCGGGCGAGGTGCTGGTGCGCGGCTTCAACGTCATGCGCGAGTACTTCGAGGACCCCGCGGCCACGGCCCAGGCGATCAGCCCGGACGGCTGGCTGCGGACCGGCGACGTCGGGGTCATGGACGCGGCCGGCAACCTCCGGATCACCGACCGCATCAAGGACATGTTCATCGTGGGCGGCTTCAACGCCTACCCGGCCGAGATAGAGCAGCTCATCGGCCTCCACCCCGCCGTCGCCGACGTCGCGGTGGTGGGGGTCCCCGACAGCCGGCTCGGCGAGGTCGGCAAGGCGTACGTGGTGCGCAGGGCGGGCGGGGTGCTGACCGAGGACGACCTCATCGCCTGGTCGCGCCGCGAGATGGCGAACTACAAGGTGCCGCGCGAGGTCGCCTTCGTGCCGGAGCTGCCGCGCAACGCGAGCGGCAAGGTCGTGAAGGCGCAGCTGCGGCGGTGA
- a CDS encoding enoyl-CoA hydratase/isomerase family protein, with protein MTVRTEIDKGTGVATVTLDRPRRHNALDQATVAQLAETWREFRFDDTVRAIVLTGAGDRAFCTGIDRGWDVPQPDSPYSADDPLPTVGPKANDLWKPVIAAVNGMACGGAFYLIGESEFVVADETATFFDPHTTYGMVNAFESIYLAQRMPPGEVARLALMGSAERMSARRAHEVGLVSEVTEAGGALAAATRCAATIASHPTEAVQGTVKAIWAATAANRERAFALAPDLIKLGNLPPERQAELFNSRTQSREFRVR; from the coding sequence ATGACCGTACGCACGGAGATCGACAAGGGCACGGGCGTCGCCACCGTCACCCTCGACCGCCCGCGCCGCCACAACGCCCTGGACCAGGCCACCGTCGCCCAACTGGCGGAGACCTGGCGGGAGTTCCGCTTCGACGACACCGTGCGGGCGATCGTCCTGACCGGGGCCGGTGACCGGGCGTTCTGCACGGGCATCGACCGCGGGTGGGACGTGCCGCAGCCGGACTCCCCGTACTCGGCGGACGATCCGCTCCCCACGGTCGGGCCGAAGGCCAACGACCTGTGGAAGCCGGTGATCGCCGCGGTCAACGGGATGGCCTGCGGCGGGGCGTTCTACCTGATCGGCGAGTCGGAGTTCGTGGTCGCGGACGAGACGGCGACGTTCTTCGACCCGCACACCACGTACGGCATGGTCAACGCCTTCGAGTCGATCTACTTGGCGCAGCGGATGCCGCCGGGCGAGGTGGCCAGGCTCGCACTGATGGGCTCGGCGGAACGCATGTCGGCGCGGCGGGCGCACGAGGTGGGCCTGGTGTCCGAAGTCACCGAGGCCGGTGGGGCGTTGGCGGCGGCGACGCGGTGCGCCGCCACCATCGCCTCGCATCCGACGGAGGCCGTCCAGGGCACCGTGAAGGCGATCTGGGCGGCCACCGCGGCCAACCGGGAGCGCGCCTTCGCCCTTGCCCCCGACCTGATCAAGCTGGGCAACCTGCCGCCGGAGCGGCAGGCCGAGCTCTTCAACTCCCGTACGCAGAGCCGGGAGTTCAGGGTGCGTTGA
- a CDS encoding PH domain-containing protein — translation MALFGNAHTIDPAKAAQDYGRLLGQGEQIFGAYQLIRDAILLTDRRMILIDKQGMTGKKVEYHSVPYRSISHFAVETAGHFDLDAELKIWISGNSVPIEKTFTKGVDIYEVQAILTQFVAR, via the coding sequence ATGGCACTGTTCGGCAACGCTCATACGATCGACCCGGCCAAGGCCGCGCAGGACTACGGGCGGCTGCTCGGCCAGGGTGAACAGATATTCGGCGCCTACCAGTTGATACGCGACGCGATCCTGCTCACCGACCGGCGCATGATCCTCATCGACAAGCAGGGGATGACGGGCAAGAAGGTCGAGTACCACTCGGTGCCCTACCGCAGCATCTCCCACTTCGCCGTGGAGACGGCCGGTCACTTCGACCTGGACGCCGAACTCAAGATCTGGATATCGGGGAACTCGGTGCCGATCGAGAAGACCTTCACCAAGGGCGTCGACATCTACGAAGTGCAGGCGATTCTGACGCAGTTCGTCGCACGCTGA
- a CDS encoding helix-turn-helix domain-containing protein, whose protein sequence is MEERVSEDSGDGFAALLRELKDRSGLSYGTLAKRMHMSTSTLHRYCNGTAVPNDYAPVERLARLCKATPDELLDLHRHWILADATRGKKPTPPAAAPASGSAPANQAPPAIQAPLLDESPRGPGQSPATSTTPPAPAPAPHDPAPLVTGAPLSGAASPHPRRRTALIASAAAAVVLGAVTLAVNLPSGSADGAGGDGEQQAAGPAATASTTGTGHPAARKPSASATPSPSSSTAVSDKPSTPAKTDGADAAAPGGQDNGAAPLNVATRPYVYDSPCSQHFLVDSGPEQVGPPAGEQDAPRWAAAYGAVSSGGQRVALTVQGTGKETVVLEDLHVRVAGKDAPLAWNDYSMGVGCGGNVETKSFDVDLDNGSPSVTVKNGQRDFPYKVSESDPEVFYVTAHAKAHDVRWDLTLDWSSGTRHGTVRVDNDGTPFRTSGNSGRPGYDYPLGGSEWIEREG, encoded by the coding sequence ATGGAGGAACGGGTGTCCGAGGACTCGGGTGACGGCTTCGCCGCGCTGCTGCGGGAGCTGAAGGACCGCTCGGGGCTGAGCTACGGGACGCTGGCCAAGCGGATGCACATGAGCACGTCGACGCTGCACCGCTACTGCAACGGCACGGCCGTGCCGAACGACTACGCCCCGGTGGAGCGCCTGGCCCGCCTCTGCAAGGCCACACCGGACGAACTGCTGGACCTGCACCGTCACTGGATCCTGGCGGACGCGACCCGCGGCAAGAAGCCGACGCCTCCAGCAGCCGCACCGGCCTCAGGATCGGCTCCGGCAAATCAAGCCCCGCCGGCAATTCAAGCCCCGCTCTTGGACGAGAGCCCGCGAGGTCCGGGGCAGAGCCCCGCGACCTCAACCACGCCTCCCGCGCCCGCGCCCGCTCCCCACGACCCCGCCCCCCTCGTCACCGGCGCCCCGCTGAGCGGTGCCGCATCGCCACACCCCCGCCGCCGCACCGCACTGATTGCCTCCGCCGCGGCAGCCGTCGTCCTGGGAGCCGTGACCCTCGCCGTGAACCTGCCGTCCGGCAGCGCGGACGGCGCGGGCGGCGACGGCGAACAGCAGGCCGCCGGCCCCGCCGCCACCGCCTCCACGACCGGCACCGGCCACCCCGCTGCCCGGAAGCCGTCCGCCTCCGCCACTCCTTCCCCGAGCAGCAGCACCGCCGTCAGCGACAAGCCGTCCACCCCAGCGAAGACCGATGGAGCGGACGCGGCAGCCCCCGGCGGCCAGGACAACGGCGCCGCACCGCTCAACGTCGCCACCCGCCCCTACGTCTACGACAGCCCGTGCAGCCAGCACTTCCTCGTGGACAGCGGACCCGAACAGGTCGGCCCGCCCGCGGGCGAGCAGGACGCGCCGCGCTGGGCCGCCGCGTACGGGGCGGTCTCCTCGGGCGGACAGCGCGTCGCCCTCACCGTCCAGGGGACCGGCAAGGAGACCGTCGTCCTGGAGGACCTGCACGTACGCGTCGCGGGCAAGGACGCCCCGCTCGCGTGGAACGACTACTCGATGGGCGTCGGCTGCGGCGGCAACGTGGAGACCAAGTCGTTCGACGTCGACCTCGACAACGGCAGTCCCTCGGTCACCGTCAAGAACGGCCAGCGTGACTTCCCGTACAAGGTCAGCGAGTCCGACCCGGAGGTCTTCTACGTCACCGCGCACGCCAAGGCGCACGACGTCCGCTGGGACCTCACCCTCGACTGGTCGAGCGGCACCCGCCACGGCACCGTCCGCGTCGACAACGACGGCACCCCGTTCCGTACGAGTGGGAACTCCGGACGCCCCGGCTACGACTACCCGCTGGGCGGCAGCGAGTGGATCGAGCGCGAGGGCTAG
- a CDS encoding lipid-transfer protein, with product MAGLKDATAIVGIGQTAFAKQLPESEKTLACRAIIDALDDAGISPSEVDAFASYTMEETDEVEVAKAIGAGDVTFFSKVGFGGGGSCATVAHLVAAIATGQASVGIAWRSRKRGSGPRPWKNTAVQLPTPAQWTRPYGLLRPADEIGMLARRYMHEFGATRDHLFNVALACRNRANQNPAAMMYERPMTRDMYMTSRWISEPLCLFDNCLETDGALACVIVSAERARDCRQKPVYVHSAAQGLPAQHHGMVNYWNDDPLTGPAWTAARHLWKNADVTPEDVDVAQIYDAFTPLIPLSLEGYGFCGRGEGAAFTEGGALEIGGRLPINTGGGGLSEAYVHGFNLINEGVKQLRGVSTAQVPNAETCLVTAGEGVPTSALLLRA from the coding sequence ATGGCGGGACTCAAGGACGCGACGGCCATCGTCGGTATCGGACAGACGGCCTTCGCGAAGCAACTCCCGGAATCCGAGAAGACGTTGGCGTGCCGGGCGATCATCGACGCGCTCGACGACGCGGGGATATCCCCGTCCGAGGTCGACGCCTTCGCCTCTTACACGATGGAGGAGACGGACGAGGTCGAGGTGGCCAAGGCCATCGGGGCCGGGGACGTCACCTTCTTCTCCAAGGTCGGCTTCGGGGGCGGCGGTTCGTGCGCGACCGTCGCCCACCTGGTCGCGGCGATCGCCACGGGCCAGGCGAGCGTCGGCATCGCGTGGCGCTCCCGGAAGCGGGGTTCGGGGCCGCGCCCCTGGAAGAACACGGCCGTCCAACTCCCCACGCCCGCCCAGTGGACGCGGCCGTACGGGCTGCTCCGCCCGGCCGACGAGATCGGCATGCTGGCCCGCCGCTACATGCACGAGTTCGGCGCGACGCGGGACCACCTCTTCAACGTCGCGCTCGCCTGCCGGAACCGGGCCAACCAGAACCCGGCCGCGATGATGTACGAGCGCCCCATGACCCGCGACATGTATATGACCTCGCGGTGGATCAGCGAACCCCTCTGCCTCTTCGACAACTGCCTGGAGACGGACGGCGCGTTGGCGTGCGTGATCGTGTCGGCAGAGCGCGCCCGCGACTGCCGGCAGAAGCCGGTCTACGTGCACTCGGCGGCGCAGGGCCTGCCCGCGCAGCACCACGGCATGGTCAACTACTGGAACGACGACCCGCTGACCGGGCCCGCGTGGACGGCGGCCCGCCACCTGTGGAAGAACGCGGACGTCACCCCCGAGGACGTCGACGTCGCCCAGATCTACGACGCGTTCACCCCGCTCATCCCGCTCTCGCTTGAGGGGTACGGGTTCTGCGGGCGCGGCGAGGGCGCGGCGTTCACGGAGGGCGGGGCGCTTGAGATCGGCGGGCGGCTCCCCATCAACACGGGCGGCGGCGGCCTCTCGGAGGCGTACGTCCACGGCTTCAACCTCATCAACGAGGGCGTGAAGCAGTTGCGGGGGGTCAGTACGGCGCAGGTCCCCAACGCGGAAACCTGTCTGGTGACGGCGGGTGAGGGTGTGCCTACGTCCGCGCTACTGCTGCGCGCCTAA
- a CDS encoding MFS transporter, producing MTSTTHTTEAETGTGPSGPVAALSKAAFWTVLALVLLADALDMIDSTVTNIAAPTIVADIGGGEALVKWLGSAYALAMGVLLVIGGRLGDKYGQRRLFLIGMTGFTLASALAGLSPDPALLIVARVLQGAFGALLIPQGMAIMTRNFSREQMSKAFGLFGPLLGLSSVGGPILAGFLIDADIAGLTWRPIFLINLVLGTVGVLAAARLLPRDEGDRTVTVDTRGSVLLAATMFGLMLGLIEGSSSGWGPLALGSLAAGLLILALFFRRQRTAPEPLIKPSLLKNKGFTSALILGLMFFAVTSGLIYVISLFMQQGLGAAPGDAALGLLPLTLGIIVAAFATMGGLTKKLGRNVVTLGLLLTLAGGAWLLILVLAQGTGLSLWAMAPAVFLTGLGMGCCFGTVFDLALGDVSADEAGSASGSLTAIQQLANGLGSAIVTTVYFHAGAPAHAMTVSLAVVLVVTAACLPVLRLLPRRAPEEAHGH from the coding sequence ATGACGTCCACGACCCACACCACCGAAGCGGAGACCGGGACCGGGCCCTCCGGCCCCGTCGCCGCGCTCTCCAAGGCCGCCTTCTGGACGGTCCTCGCGCTCGTCCTGCTCGCCGACGCGCTCGACATGATCGACTCGACGGTCACCAACATCGCGGCGCCGACGATCGTCGCCGACATCGGCGGCGGCGAAGCCCTCGTCAAATGGCTCGGCTCGGCGTACGCCCTCGCGATGGGCGTGCTGCTCGTCATCGGCGGGCGGCTCGGCGACAAGTACGGTCAGCGCCGCCTGTTCCTGATCGGCATGACGGGCTTCACGCTCGCCTCCGCGCTCGCGGGGCTCTCCCCCGACCCGGCGCTGCTGATCGTGGCCCGCGTCCTCCAGGGTGCATTCGGCGCGCTGCTGATCCCGCAGGGCATGGCGATCATGACGCGGAACTTCTCGCGGGAGCAGATGAGCAAGGCGTTCGGACTGTTCGGCCCGCTGCTCGGCCTGTCGTCGGTCGGCGGCCCGATCCTGGCCGGCTTCCTGATCGACGCCGACATCGCGGGCCTGACCTGGCGGCCCATCTTCCTGATCAACCTGGTCCTCGGCACGGTCGGCGTGCTCGCCGCCGCCAGGCTGCTGCCGCGCGACGAGGGCGACCGTACGGTCACCGTCGACACCCGCGGCTCGGTGCTGCTCGCGGCGACGATGTTCGGTCTGATGCTGGGCCTGATCGAGGGTTCCAGCAGCGGCTGGGGCCCCCTCGCCCTCGGCTCGCTCGCGGCCGGTCTGCTCATCCTCGCCCTGTTCTTCCGCCGCCAGCGCACCGCGCCCGAGCCGCTGATCAAGCCGTCCCTGCTCAAGAACAAGGGCTTCACGTCGGCCCTGATCCTCGGCCTGATGTTCTTCGCGGTGACCTCGGGTCTGATCTACGTGATCTCCCTGTTCATGCAGCAGGGCCTCGGCGCGGCCCCCGGCGACGCCGCGCTCGGGCTGCTCCCGCTCACCCTCGGCATCATCGTCGCGGCGTTCGCCACGATGGGCGGACTGACGAAGAAGCTCGGGCGGAACGTGGTGACGCTCGGCCTGCTCCTCACCCTCGCGGGCGGCGCCTGGCTGCTGATCCTGGTCCTCGCCCAGGGCACCGGCCTCTCGCTGTGGGCGATGGCCCCGGCGGTCTTCCTCACCGGACTCGGCATGGGCTGCTGCTTCGGCACGGTCTTCGACCTCGCCCTCGGCGACGTCTCCGCCGACGAGGCGGGCAGCGCGTCCGGCTCCCTCACCGCGATCCAGCAGCTCGCCAACGGCCTCGGCTCGGCGATCGTCACCACGGTCTACTTCCACGCGGGCGCCCCCGCCCACGCGATGACCGTCTCCCTGGCCGTGGTCCTCGTGGTGACGGCGGCGTGCCTGCCGGTGCTGCGACTGCTGCCGCGTCGCGCGCCGGAGGAGGCGCACGGGCACTGA
- a CDS encoding DUF4232 domain-containing protein: MTAQRTSRTRLLTAAATVALAALSLTACNDGTGVNDEGASKGSSTSSSTGSSSGSSSEAAATQSPAAGTPGSQKPGADETSTPADSKPAANAPATKTPASSGKAVTCQGSNTKTVAAPLTRPLNHMLLTVTNTGGNTCYLYGYPAVQFGEAQSVPPVDEDTKPQAVVTLKPGESGYASVLLSAADGSGAHGHTEKSLTVHFSGRTGSENLNPAHPSLPAEGLRIDDSLKVAYWQQSMDDAISW; the protein is encoded by the coding sequence ATGACTGCTCAGCGCACCTCCCGCACCCGTCTCCTCACCGCCGCCGCGACCGTCGCCCTCGCCGCGCTCTCCCTGACCGCGTGCAACGACGGAACGGGAGTCAACGACGAAGGCGCGTCGAAGGGTTCGTCCACGAGCTCGTCCACGGGGTCCTCCTCGGGCTCGTCCTCGGAGGCGGCCGCGACGCAGTCCCCCGCGGCGGGCACCCCCGGCTCGCAGAAGCCGGGCGCGGACGAGACGTCCACGCCCGCCGACTCGAAGCCCGCCGCGAACGCCCCCGCCACGAAGACCCCCGCGTCCTCCGGCAAGGCCGTCACCTGCCAGGGCTCCAACACCAAGACCGTCGCGGCCCCGCTGACCCGCCCCCTCAACCACATGCTGCTCACGGTCACCAACACCGGCGGCAACACCTGCTACCTGTACGGCTACCCGGCCGTTCAGTTCGGCGAGGCCCAGTCCGTGCCCCCGGTCGACGAGGACACCAAGCCGCAGGCCGTCGTCACGCTCAAGCCCGGGGAGTCCGGCTACGCCTCCGTGCTCCTGTCCGCCGCCGACGGCAGCGGCGCGCACGGCCACACGGAGAAGTCCCTGACCGTCCACTTCTCCGGCCGCACCGGCAGCGAGAACCTCAACCCGGCCCACCCGTCGCTGCCCGCCGAAGGCCTCCGCATCGACGACTCGCTGAAGGTCGCGTACTGGCAGCAGTCGATGGACGACGCCATCAGCTGGTGA
- a CDS encoding ATP-binding protein encodes MGFGFGQRRSGQLPVELTGFVGRHKELAEVRGALERSRLVTLTGPGGVGKSRTALRAVEGLRASYPDGIWLAELSALRDPELLPATLAAVLQLPEQSGRDPLDAVVAHLQGRRLLIVLDTCEHLVDGCAMLADILLREAPDVRALATSRQPLDVPGELCCRIPPFAEPDAVELFVQRAREASAGFCVTDENREQVTALVRRLDGIPLALELAAVRLRAVPLAQLTSRLDRRFEVLTGGRRTSLTRHQTLRTAIGWSHELCTPQERLLWARLSVFAGSFDPQAVEVICSDEELRADEILGQLIGLVDKSVVRRVDETGDRYRLLDTVREFGAEWLAKTGGTDAVRERHFAHHKDLVRRYMETYTTPTQLELHRALRAQHADLRAAFEYAYGDGGHAAEGLFMAANLSMYWRSTGMLSEGLHWLEKGLALVPDACAERTWGLFISGLAVARSGDSVGGRERYRQALEMADSLGVTRIADFARLSLGGVATVGGDPGGPAAMAAARQRLRDADDLLGYGAACYEGGLALAVVGETARALEWCEEGLDLIGRAGENQLRGALLCTQGVIRCVSGARTKAADPLRGALDLAGEIENILVAAVCCLGLSWLAADDGRLVRGTWLMGYADHARVGGEPFAMLPALLKEPTGRARRTLELGLGKDEFTRWYERGARLTGTQILQAVRSDADTPPEPAAPPAATSSDVLTRREREVAALVAQGLTNREIADRLVISKRTADAHVEHILAKLGLSSRREIAAASAGPGRR; translated from the coding sequence ATGGGATTCGGCTTCGGTCAGCGCAGGAGCGGCCAACTCCCGGTGGAGCTCACCGGTTTCGTGGGGCGCCACAAGGAACTGGCAGAGGTCAGAGGGGCGTTGGAGCGCTCCCGGCTCGTCACGCTGACCGGGCCGGGCGGTGTCGGCAAGAGCCGTACGGCGCTGCGCGCGGTCGAGGGACTGCGCGCGTCCTACCCGGACGGGATCTGGCTGGCCGAGCTGTCGGCGCTGCGCGACCCCGAGCTACTCCCCGCGACCCTCGCCGCGGTGCTTCAGCTGCCCGAGCAGTCGGGCCGCGACCCGCTGGACGCGGTGGTCGCCCACCTCCAGGGCCGCCGGCTGCTGATCGTCCTCGACACCTGCGAGCACCTCGTGGACGGCTGCGCGATGCTCGCCGACATCCTGCTGCGGGAGGCGCCGGACGTCCGGGCGCTCGCCACCAGCCGTCAACCGCTCGACGTACCGGGCGAGTTGTGCTGCCGCATCCCGCCGTTCGCCGAACCGGACGCGGTCGAGCTGTTCGTGCAGCGGGCGCGGGAGGCCTCGGCCGGATTCTGTGTCACCGACGAGAACCGGGAGCAGGTCACCGCCCTGGTCCGGCGGCTCGACGGGATTCCCCTCGCGCTCGAACTCGCGGCGGTGCGGCTGCGCGCCGTGCCGCTCGCGCAGCTGACGTCGCGCCTCGACCGCCGCTTCGAGGTGCTCACCGGCGGCCGGCGCACCTCGCTGACCCGGCACCAGACGCTGCGTACGGCCATCGGCTGGTCGCACGAGCTGTGCACCCCGCAGGAGCGGCTGCTGTGGGCGCGGCTCTCCGTCTTCGCGGGGTCCTTCGACCCTCAGGCGGTCGAAGTCATCTGCTCGGACGAGGAGTTGCGGGCCGACGAGATCCTCGGACAGCTCATCGGCCTGGTCGACAAGTCCGTCGTACGCCGCGTCGACGAGACCGGCGACCGCTACCGACTCCTGGACACCGTGCGGGAGTTCGGCGCCGAGTGGCTCGCGAAGACGGGCGGCACGGACGCGGTGCGCGAGCGGCACTTCGCCCACCACAAGGACCTCGTGCGGCGCTACATGGAGACCTACACGACACCGACGCAGCTGGAGCTGCACCGCGCGCTGCGCGCCCAGCACGCCGATCTGCGGGCCGCGTTCGAGTACGCGTACGGGGACGGCGGTCACGCGGCCGAGGGCCTGTTCATGGCGGCGAACCTGTCGATGTACTGGCGGTCCACCGGGATGCTGAGCGAGGGGCTGCACTGGCTGGAGAAGGGGCTCGCCCTGGTGCCCGACGCGTGTGCGGAGCGGACCTGGGGGCTGTTCATCAGCGGGCTCGCCGTGGCCAGGTCCGGCGACAGCGTCGGGGGCCGCGAGCGCTACCGGCAGGCGCTGGAGATGGCCGACAGCCTCGGCGTCACCCGTATCGCCGACTTCGCGCGGCTGTCACTCGGCGGCGTCGCCACCGTCGGCGGGGACCCGGGCGGCCCCGCCGCCATGGCCGCGGCGCGGCAGCGGCTGCGGGACGCGGACGACCTCCTCGGCTACGGCGCGGCCTGCTACGAAGGCGGCCTCGCGCTGGCCGTCGTCGGCGAGACGGCGCGCGCCCTGGAGTGGTGCGAGGAGGGCCTCGACCTCATCGGCCGGGCCGGGGAGAACCAGCTGCGCGGCGCGCTGCTGTGCACGCAGGGCGTCATCCGCTGCGTCTCGGGGGCACGCACGAAGGCCGCCGATCCGCTGCGCGGCGCGCTCGACCTGGCGGGCGAGATCGAGAACATCCTGGTCGCGGCGGTGTGCTGTCTCGGCCTCTCCTGGCTGGCCGCGGACGACGGCCGGCTCGTACGGGGTACCTGGCTGATGGGGTACGCGGATCACGCGCGGGTGGGCGGCGAGCCGTTCGCGATGCTGCCCGCCCTGCTGAAGGAGCCGACGGGCCGGGCCCGCAGGACGCTCGAACTCGGCTTGGGAAAGGACGAGTTCACCCGCTGGTACGAGCGCGGCGCCCGCCTCACCGGGACGCAGATCCTCCAGGCCGTCCGCTCCGACGCGGACACCCCGCCGGAGCCCGCCGCGCCCCCGGCCGCCACCTCGTCGGACGTCCTCACTCGCCGCGAGCGCGAGGTGGCGGCCCTCGTCGCCCAGGGCCTGACCAACCGGGAGATCGCCGACCGCCTCGTCATCTCCAAGCGGACGGCGGACGCGCACGTCGAGCACATCCTCGCCAAGCTGGGGCTCTCCAGCCGCCGGGAGATCGCGGCGGCGTCAGCGGGCCCGGGCAGGCGTTGA
- a CDS encoding Zn-ribbon domain-containing OB-fold protein, translated as MADATTTSQLLTPTLDDDGAPFWDYAARGELRIQACAEADCGELRFPPRPCCPHCQSFDSEWRRMSGRGRIWSYVIPHPPLLPAYAAQAPYNAIVVELVEAPRIRLVGNLVSAPDAPLNSVDPDRLKIGARVQVAFTEVDGVTVPRWVLERS; from the coding sequence ATGGCAGACGCGACGACAACGTCCCAACTCCTCACCCCCACCCTCGACGACGACGGCGCCCCCTTCTGGGACTACGCCGCCCGGGGCGAACTCCGCATACAGGCCTGCGCCGAAGCAGACTGCGGGGAACTCCGGTTTCCGCCCCGGCCCTGCTGCCCGCACTGCCAGTCCTTCGACAGCGAATGGCGCAGGATGAGCGGCCGCGGACGCATCTGGTCCTACGTCATCCCCCACCCGCCACTGCTTCCGGCCTACGCCGCCCAGGCCCCGTACAACGCGATCGTCGTCGAACTGGTCGAGGCGCCCCGGATCCGCCTCGTCGGCAATCTGGTCTCCGCCCCGGACGCCCCGCTCAACTCCGTCGACCCGGACCGCCTCAAGATCGGCGCGCGGGTGCAGGTGGCGTTCACGGAGGTCGACGGGGTGACGGTGCCGCGCTGGGTGCTGGAGCGCTCATGA